Proteins encoded within one genomic window of Flavobacteriales bacterium:
- a CDS encoding gliding motility-associated C-terminal domain-containing protein has translation MIKRIVFIVLLAFSLPIFGQQAYFCEGDSIIVFKASPSDSQNLVEWEFILDNGAEVVGLVNEDSLMVKFSNPGDYILQFREYGSPTCFTAVEKTIKVFENPTADFTSEEVCIDDTVNFINTSSYPAGLQNSVWRIGNQTFDSFNFDYRFYELGDYLIELSIIDNNGCSDRQSLTYSLLEPPRVDFYFSPEHPTTLDPDVSFVNISSSGNAVWTIDGDTLLTDWQPSFTFDTAGWHTVDLVVVDEQGCIDSISKNVLVESEIIFFLPNTFSPDGDGLNDTYGAKIFNIERYQSFQFEVYNRWGEIVFYSNSPEIEWDGKTTNGTDAIMDKYSWSLKLTDELGKEVRSFGTVNLLR, from the coding sequence ATGATTAAAAGAATTGTATTCATAGTATTATTAGCATTTAGCTTACCGATTTTCGGTCAGCAGGCATACTTCTGTGAAGGCGATTCAATCATTGTTTTCAAAGCTTCTCCAAGCGATTCTCAGAACCTTGTAGAATGGGAATTTATTTTGGATAATGGAGCAGAGGTAGTCGGTCTCGTCAATGAGGATAGTTTGATGGTAAAGTTTAGTAATCCAGGGGATTATATACTGCAGTTTAGAGAATATGGTTCTCCAACATGTTTTACTGCAGTTGAGAAAACAATAAAAGTATTTGAAAACCCAACAGCTGATTTCACTTCTGAAGAAGTATGTATTGATGATACAGTTAATTTCATAAATACGTCATCGTATCCTGCTGGATTACAAAATTCTGTATGGAGAATTGGTAATCAAACTTTTGATTCCTTTAATTTTGATTATAGATTTTATGAGTTAGGCGACTATCTTATAGAACTTTCAATTATTGACAATAATGGTTGTTCAGATAGACAATCGTTAACTTATAGCCTACTTGAGCCACCAAGAGTTGACTTTTATTTTTCTCCTGAACATCCAACAACTCTAGATCCTGACGTTTCCTTTGTAAATATATCTTCATCAGGTAATGCTGTATGGACTATTGATGGCGATACTTTATTGACCGATTGGCAGCCAAGCTTTACCTTTGATACTGCCGGTTGGCATACTGTTGATCTTGTAGTTGTAGATGAGCAAGGGTGTATAGATTCAATTTCAAAAAATGTCCTTGTTGAGTCAGAAATTATATTCTTTCTACCAAATACATTCTCTCCTGATGGTGATGGGCTTAACGATACTTATGGCGCAAAAATATTTAATATAGAGCGTTACCAATCCTTTCAGTTTGAAGTGTACAACCGTTGGGGTGAAATCGTATTTTACTCGAATAGTCCTGAAATAGAGTGGGATGGTAAAACTACAAATGGTACTGATGCCATTATGGACAAATACAGTTGGTCTCTGAAGCTAACCGATGAGTTAGGCAAAGAAGTCAGAAGTTTTGGTACTGTAAATTTATTAAGGTAA
- a CDS encoding amidinotransferase, with protein MLEINVHNETSKLEAVVLGLPDDFGGTPKLEDCYDPKSREYVAKGLFPTQESITNEMNAVLEVFNKYAVKVYRPENIADLNQIFSRDIGFVIEDKFIVPNIISDRLKEIDALNYLHRQIGEEGIVRMPQNTRVEGGDVMLCNEYVFVGYSEAEDFEKYQVARTNKASIDFLQATFPNKQLKGFELKKSDINPKENALHLDCCFQPIGRHSAIVYKGGFKNTSDVDFLINYFGEDNIIFISQDEMYQMNSNVFSISPEVIVSEKGFSRLNNELRKRGFTVEEVPYVEISKMEGLLRCSTLPLRRK; from the coding sequence ATGTTAGAAATAAATGTACATAATGAAACCTCAAAACTTGAAGCAGTAGTTTTGGGTTTGCCAGATGATTTTGGAGGTACACCAAAACTTGAAGACTGCTATGACCCAAAGTCAAGAGAATATGTTGCAAAAGGTTTGTTTCCAACACAAGAAAGCATTACCAATGAAATGAATGCCGTTCTAGAGGTGTTCAATAAATATGCAGTGAAAGTATATCGCCCAGAAAATATAGCTGACTTAAATCAGATTTTTTCTAGAGATATAGGTTTTGTTATTGAAGATAAATTCATTGTGCCAAATATTATCTCTGATAGGTTAAAAGAAATTGACGCTTTAAACTATTTACACCGTCAGATTGGAGAAGAAGGTATAGTTAGAATGCCCCAAAATACTAGAGTAGAAGGTGGGGATGTTATGCTTTGCAATGAATATGTATTTGTAGGCTATTCAGAGGCTGAAGATTTTGAAAAATACCAGGTAGCAAGAACCAATAAAGCCTCTATAGACTTTCTACAAGCTACTTTCCCAAATAAACAACTTAAAGGTTTTGAGCTCAAAAAATCTGATATTAATCCAAAAGAGAATGCCTTACACCTTGATTGCTGCTTTCAGCCTATTGGTCGTCATTCAGCAATAGTTTACAAAGGAGGTTTTAAAAATACATCAGACGTTGATTTTTTAATCAATTATTTTGGTGAGGATAATATCATCTTCATTTCACAAGATGAAATGTATCAAATGAATTCAAATGTATTTTCCATTTCACCTGAAGTTATCGTTTCTGAAAAGGGATTTAGCCGATTAAATAACGAGCTTAGAAAAAGGGGCTTCACCGTTGAAGAGGTGCCCTATGTTGAAATATCTAAAATGGAAGGACTACTGCGTTGTTCCACATTACCATTACGAAGAAAATGA
- a CDS encoding bifunctional 5,10-methylene-tetrahydrofolate dehydrogenase/5,10-methylene-tetrahydrofolate cyclohydrolase (catalyzes the formation of 5,10-methenyltetrahydrofolate from 5,10-methylenetetrahydrofolate and subsequent formation of 10-formyltetrahydrofolate from 5,10-methenyltetrahydrofolate) codes for MQILDGKQTSLDIQQEIAVEVEGMLRQGKKKPHLAAILVGNDGASETYVGAKVRACEKVGFDSTLIRLDDTISQEQLIAEVDKINQNNDIDGLIVQLPLPSHIDELAVTKAIYPSKDVDGFHPENVGKMTLNIPTFLPATPAGIIELIKRYNIETEGKHCVVIGRSNIVGLPMSILMARNSYPGNCTVTLTHSRTKNLKEICQSADILIVALGRPEYVTEDMVKEGATVIDVGITRVKSDKTKSGWKLKGDVDYTAVADKTSFITPVPGGVGPMTIAMLLKNTLSAVNGFDV; via the coding sequence ATGCAAATATTAGACGGTAAACAAACTTCACTTGATATTCAGCAAGAAATTGCTGTAGAAGTAGAAGGTATGCTTCGACAAGGAAAGAAGAAACCCCATTTGGCAGCAATACTAGTGGGAAATGATGGTGCTAGTGAAACCTATGTAGGTGCAAAAGTACGTGCCTGTGAAAAAGTAGGTTTTGATTCTACACTTATTCGTCTAGACGACACCATATCCCAAGAGCAGTTAATTGCTGAGGTAGACAAAATCAACCAAAATAATGACATTGACGGACTAATTGTACAGTTACCATTGCCTTCACACATCGATGAGTTAGCCGTTACAAAAGCCATTTATCCTTCCAAAGACGTTGATGGTTTTCATCCTGAAAATGTTGGTAAAATGACTTTAAATATCCCAACATTTTTACCTGCAACACCAGCGGGAATCATTGAACTTATCAAACGCTACAACATTGAAACAGAAGGAAAGCACTGCGTGGTTATCGGAAGAAGCAATATTGTTGGTTTGCCAATGAGTATACTGATGGCTAGAAATTCCTATCCAGGTAATTGTACAGTAACCCTCACACACAGCAGAACAAAAAACCTTAAGGAAATTTGCCAATCGGCTGATATTCTCATTGTTGCACTTGGTCGTCCAGAATACGTTACTGAAGATATGGTGAAGGAAGGAGCTACCGTTATTGATGTAGGCATTACTCGTGTAAAATCAGATAAAACAAAGAGCGGATGGAAGCTCAAAGGCGACGTTGACTATACAGCGGTAGCCGATAAAACGAGCTTTATAACACCCGTC
- a CDS encoding arginine--tRNA ligase, with product MIEQKLHTVVEQAIKELFQAENQTIQFQKTRKEFEGDITLVVFPLLRASKKSPEQTADIIGAYLKENVSLVSDFNSVKGFLNLSVDNSYWLSQFESAYKQSNYGVVDISSDAPNHLVEFSSPNTNKPLHLGHIRNILLGNSVAEILQASGKNVKKVQIINDRGIHICKSMIAWLEFGNNETPESTGMKGDHFVGKYYVIFDKHYRAEQEKLVAQGMSKEEAEKEASLFKKAQDLLRKWEAKDEEVIALWEKMNSWVYNGFSQTYKRMGVEFDKNYYESDTYLLGKKVIEDGLEKETFYKKVDGSVWIDLTDEGLDEKILLRSDGTAVYMTQDIGTAIQRHDDFAFSHMAYTVGNEQDYHFKVLFLILEKLGYDWAKNCYHLSYGMVDLPSGKMKSREGTVVDADDLMKEMVDSAKEIAQELGKLDGMETEEANILYENIGMGALKYFMLKVDPKKRMLFDPQESIDFNGNTGPFIQYTHARIQTILKKYNKEVIFTTENLELLDKEKQIIKILNDFPVTIQEAANSYSPALIANYIYDLVKEFNGFYQNVSILIGEDQNQMAFRIALCELVGRVSKTGMKLLGVNVPDRM from the coding sequence ATGATAGAGCAAAAGCTACATACCGTTGTTGAACAAGCAATCAAAGAACTGTTTCAGGCAGAAAATCAAACTATACAGTTTCAAAAGACCAGAAAAGAGTTTGAGGGAGACATTACACTTGTAGTATTTCCACTATTGAGAGCATCTAAAAAGTCACCCGAACAAACCGCTGATATTATCGGAGCTTATTTAAAAGAAAATGTTTCACTAGTATCAGATTTTAATTCAGTCAAAGGCTTTTTAAATCTTAGTGTAGATAATTCCTATTGGTTGTCTCAATTTGAGTCCGCTTACAAGCAATCAAATTATGGTGTCGTAGATATCTCTTCAGATGCTCCAAATCATCTAGTAGAATTTTCATCGCCAAACACTAATAAACCTCTTCATTTAGGACATATTAGAAATATTCTTTTAGGTAATTCGGTGGCAGAAATTTTACAAGCTTCAGGTAAGAATGTTAAAAAAGTTCAAATCATCAATGATAGAGGAATACACATCTGTAAATCTATGATTGCTTGGTTGGAGTTTGGTAATAATGAAACGCCAGAAAGTACTGGAATGAAAGGCGATCATTTTGTAGGGAAGTACTACGTGATTTTTGATAAGCATTACAGAGCTGAGCAAGAAAAGCTAGTAGCTCAAGGCATGAGTAAAGAAGAAGCCGAAAAAGAAGCGTCTTTGTTCAAGAAAGCCCAAGATTTATTACGAAAATGGGAAGCTAAGGATGAAGAGGTTATTGCCCTATGGGAAAAAATGAATTCTTGGGTATACAATGGATTTTCACAAACCTACAAGAGAATGGGTGTTGAATTTGATAAAAACTATTACGAAAGTGATACATACCTCTTAGGAAAAAAAGTAATAGAAGATGGCTTAGAAAAAGAAACATTTTACAAGAAAGTCGATGGTTCGGTTTGGATAGACCTCACCGATGAAGGTTTGGATGAAAAGATATTACTTCGTTCAGACGGTACAGCTGTATACATGACTCAAGATATAGGAACTGCCATACAACGACATGATGACTTTGCCTTTTCCCATATGGCATATACAGTAGGCAATGAGCAAGATTATCATTTTAAAGTCTTATTTCTAATACTTGAAAAGCTTGGGTACGATTGGGCAAAAAACTGTTACCATTTATCCTATGGTATGGTGGACTTACCCTCTGGAAAAATGAAATCAAGAGAAGGTACAGTTGTAGATGCAGATGACCTTATGAAGGAAATGGTCGATTCTGCAAAAGAAATTGCTCAAGAGTTAGGTAAATTAGATGGGATGGAAACCGAAGAAGCTAACATCTTATATGAAAATATTGGTATGGGGGCTTTAAAGTACTTCATGCTTAAGGTAGACCCTAAAAAACGTATGCTTTTTGATCCACAAGAATCTATAGATTTTAATGGGAATACGGGACCGTTTATACAGTATACCCATGCACGTATACAAACCATCCTAAAAAAGTATAATAAGGAAGTTATATTTACAACAGAAAATCTTGAATTGTTAGATAAAGAAAAGCAAATCATCAAGATTTTAAATGACTTTCCTGTAACTATTCAAGAAGCAGCAAATTCGTACAGCCCAGCACTCATTGCCAATTACATTTACGATTTGGTAAAGGAGTTTAATGGCTTTTATCAAAACGTGTCTATTTTGATAGGTGAAGACCAAAATCAGATGGCATTTAGAATTGCCTTGTGTGAGTTAGTAGGTCGAGTAAGTAAAACAGGAATGAAATTATTAGGGGTGAATGTTCCCGATAGAATGTAA
- the ffh gene encoding signal recognition particle protein: MFENLSEKLEKAFKVLKGQGSISEINVAQTMKEIRKALLTADVDFKTAKNFTNNVKEKALGQKVLTAVEPGQLLTKIMKDELTELMGSSHSEINIQSNLSVILVAGLQGSGKTTFSGKLALHLKGKHNKKPLLVACDVYRPAAIDQLGVLAEQVGVEVYKEVENKNPVEIAQNAIKFAKSNNNNVVIVDTAGRLAIDEQMMEEIAAVKSAIKPSEILFVVDSMTGQDAVNTAKAFNEKLNFDGVVLTKLDGDTRGGAALTIRSVVDKPIKFIGTSEKMDGLDVFHPERMASRILGMGDVISLVERAQQQFDEEEARKVQKKIAKNQFGFDDFLKQIQQIKKMGNMKDLMGMIPGMGKALKGVDVDDDAFKGIEAMIKSMTLEERSNPKLLNGSRRKRIANGSGTSIQEVNQLIKQFGQMGKMMKMMQGGGAKQMMQMMKNNGSGTPRM; the protein is encoded by the coding sequence ATGTTTGAAAATTTATCAGAAAAATTAGAAAAAGCCTTTAAGGTTCTTAAAGGTCAAGGAAGTATTTCGGAAATCAACGTTGCTCAGACGATGAAAGAAATCAGAAAAGCCCTATTAACGGCAGATGTTGATTTCAAAACTGCCAAAAACTTCACCAACAACGTTAAGGAAAAGGCATTAGGTCAGAAGGTATTAACAGCCGTGGAGCCTGGTCAGTTGCTAACAAAAATCATGAAGGATGAATTGACCGAATTAATGGGAAGTTCACATTCAGAGATAAACATTCAAAGCAACCTATCTGTAATTCTTGTTGCCGGATTACAAGGTTCTGGTAAAACCACCTTTTCAGGAAAACTAGCCTTACACCTAAAGGGAAAACACAATAAGAAACCCCTTTTAGTAGCCTGTGATGTCTACAGACCAGCTGCCATTGACCAATTAGGAGTATTAGCAGAGCAAGTAGGTGTAGAAGTTTACAAAGAAGTAGAAAATAAAAACCCAGTAGAAATAGCCCAGAACGCCATTAAGTTTGCCAAGTCAAACAACAACAATGTGGTAATTGTTGATACTGCAGGTCGTTTAGCAATAGATGAGCAAATGATGGAGGAGATAGCCGCTGTAAAATCAGCTATTAAGCCTAGTGAGATTTTATTTGTTGTAGATTCAATGACTGGTCAAGATGCAGTAAACACTGCCAAAGCCTTTAATGAAAAGCTAAATTTTGACGGTGTAGTACTAACCAAACTAGATGGTGATACAAGAGGTGGAGCAGCACTTACAATCCGTTCAGTTGTAGACAAACCCATTAAATTCATTGGAACCAGCGAGAAGATGGATGGCCTTGATGTTTTTCACCCAGAACGAATGGCAAGTCGTATTTTGGGAATGGGAGATGTCATCTCACTTGTTGAAAGAGCTCAGCAGCAATTTGATGAAGAAGAAGCTCGAAAGGTGCAAAAGAAAATTGCGAAAAACCAATTCGGTTTTGATGATTTCCTTAAGCAAATTCAGCAAATCAAAAAGATGGGTAATATGAAGGATTTGATGGGGATGATTCCCGGTATGGGCAAAGCACTCAAAGGAGTAGATGTTGATGACGATGCATTTAAGGGGATAGAAGCTATGATTAAATCCATGACACTTGAAGAAAGAAGCAATCCAAAACTATTGAACGGAAGCCGAAGAAAGCGAATTGCTAATGGAAGCGGAACCTCAATTCAGGAAGTCAATCAGCTAATCAAACAATTTGGTCAGATGGGTAAAATGATGAAGATGATGCAAGGCGGTGGTGCAAAACAAATGATGCAGATGATGAAAAATAATGGCAGTGGAACGCCAAGAATGTAA
- a CDS encoding amidinotransferase, producing the protein MSQITKHIMMIEPVGFRFNEETAENNYYQKVIDGLTPQGTQEKALSEFTDFVDKLRSHGVNVIVIKDTESPDTPDSIFPNNWVSFHNDGKIGLYPMCAKNRRVERREDIFDILVDDYGFHIDEIKDFTEFEEHDKFLEGTGSMILDRENKICYAAISIRTDEQAVLQFCDEFDYTPVCFNAYQNVGEERLPIYHTNVMMCVANDFVVICLDTIDQIEERTHVIESLERTNKEIIEISEEQKEHFAGNMLQVMGDKPYLVMSKSAYKSLDKNQIEKIEKHCSIIHSSLDTIEACGGGSARCMMAEIFLPQTK; encoded by the coding sequence ATGAGTCAAATTACCAAACATATAATGATGATTGAGCCTGTTGGTTTTCGTTTTAACGAAGAAACAGCTGAAAATAATTATTATCAGAAAGTCATAGACGGTTTAACACCGCAAGGAACTCAAGAAAAAGCATTGTCTGAGTTTACTGACTTTGTTGATAAACTACGCTCGCACGGTGTAAACGTTATTGTTATAAAAGACACAGAATCGCCAGATACACCTGATTCCATATTCCCTAATAATTGGGTATCCTTTCACAATGATGGTAAAATAGGACTTTACCCAATGTGTGCTAAAAATAGACGAGTAGAACGCCGCGAAGATATTTTTGACATACTAGTAGACGATTATGGATTTCACATTGATGAAATTAAAGATTTTACAGAGTTTGAAGAACACGACAAATTTCTAGAAGGCACTGGCAGTATGATTCTCGACAGAGAGAATAAGATTTGCTATGCTGCTATTTCTATACGTACTGACGAGCAAGCCGTTTTACAGTTCTGCGATGAGTTCGACTATACGCCAGTTTGCTTTAATGCCTACCAAAATGTTGGAGAAGAGCGCTTGCCTATTTACCATACCAATGTGATGATGTGTGTTGCTAACGATTTTGTAGTAATTTGTTTAGATACCATTGATCAAATTGAAGAGCGTACTCATGTAATTGAAAGTCTAGAACGTACCAATAAAGAAATCATAGAAATCTCCGAAGAGCAAAAAGAACATTTTGCAGGCAATATGTTGCAAGTAATGGGGGATAAACCTTACCTTGTCATGTCAAAATCGGCATATAAAAGTTTGGATAAAAATCAGATAGAAAAAATAGAAAAGCATTGCTCTATAATTCACAGTTCTTTAGATACTATTGAGGCTTGTGGTGGTGGAAGTGCACGATGCATGATGGCGGAAATATTTTTACCTCAAACAAAATGA
- a CDS encoding outer membrane lipoprotein carrier protein LolA — MKKLLLFSILLPIISLGQDQRAKSILDKLSEKTSAYSSIEAHFTNNFSSTVADINESQSGIIYLQGDAFKLELDAQTIISDGETNWIYLKDEEEVNITEEDEEENEISPSKIFTIYEEGYKYQFIKEDSKNYQINLFPEESGAFSRVELFIDKAKMQISSFVMVDKQGSLYSYIINSFIPNKTFSSNFFQFDLAKYPDVDVIDLR; from the coding sequence ATGAAAAAGCTACTATTATTTTCAATCCTTTTACCAATAATATCCTTAGGACAAGACCAAAGAGCAAAGTCTATTCTTGACAAGCTAAGTGAAAAAACAAGCGCATATTCTTCAATTGAGGCTCATTTCACCAATAATTTTTCGAGTACTGTAGCCGATATTAACGAATCACAAAGCGGAATTATTTACCTACAAGGTGATGCCTTTAAACTTGAACTAGACGCTCAGACTATTATTTCTGATGGTGAAACCAATTGGATATACCTCAAAGACGAAGAAGAGGTAAACATCACCGAAGAGGATGAAGAAGAAAATGAAATTAGTCCGTCCAAAATTTTCACTATCTACGAGGAAGGGTACAAATACCAATTTATAAAAGAAGATTCTAAAAATTATCAAATCAATTTATTCCCAGAAGAAAGCGGTGCTTTTTCTAGAGTAGAGCTATTTATAGATAAAGCTAAAATGCAAATTAGTTCTTTTGTTATGGTTGATAAGCAAGGAAGTTTGTATTCTTATATCATAAACTCTTTCATACCAAATAAAACGTTTAGCTCTAACTTTTTTCAATTTGATTTAGCTAAATATCCAGATGTTGACGTGATTGATTTAAGGTAA
- a CDS encoding enoyl-CoA hydratase/isomerase family protein — protein MDNQFVTYSVKDRIGFITLDRAEKRNALNSQLISELKVLFELAEKDDSCKVIVLQAKGDVFSAGADLEYLQSLQSFSRDENIADSNHLMGLFKQIYHLKKVVIASVQGHAIAGGCGLASVCDLSIASDSAKFGYSEVKIGFIPAIVSVFLLRKIGEGKTKELLLTGKTISAQEATDIGLINSCVAKENLEQSVIHLAQKLCSTASADSLRSTKLMLAEIQDLSLDDGLDLAVKKNALARESVDCKKGINAFLNKENLNW, from the coding sequence GTGGACAACCAATTTGTTACATATTCAGTAAAGGACAGAATAGGTTTTATTACCTTAGACCGAGCTGAGAAAAGAAATGCTTTGAACAGTCAGTTGATTAGTGAATTAAAAGTGCTTTTCGAACTGGCAGAAAAGGACGATAGCTGTAAAGTAATCGTTTTACAAGCCAAAGGTGACGTTTTTAGTGCTGGTGCGGATTTGGAGTATCTTCAATCCTTACAATCTTTTTCTAGGGATGAAAATATAGCTGATTCAAACCATCTAATGGGCTTGTTTAAACAAATTTACCATTTAAAAAAGGTCGTTATTGCTAGTGTACAAGGGCATGCTATTGCAGGTGGTTGTGGATTAGCAAGTGTTTGTGATTTGTCTATTGCTTCTGATTCAGCAAAATTTGGCTATTCGGAAGTGAAAATTGGTTTTATTCCTGCGATTGTCAGTGTATTTTTACTGAGAAAAATTGGCGAAGGAAAAACTAAAGAACTTCTACTTACTGGAAAAACAATTTCAGCACAAGAAGCTACTGATATTGGATTAATAAATAGCTGTGTTGCAAAAGAAAACCTAGAACAAAGCGTTATTCATTTAGCTCAAAAACTATGTTCGACTGCCTCTGCAGATTCATTACGCTCAACAAAATTAATGTTAGCTGAGATCCAAGATCTTTCACTTGATGATGGCTTAGATTTAGCTGTGAAAAAAAACGCATTAGCTAGAGAAAGTGTGGATTGTAAAAAGGGTATTAATGCTTTTTTGAACAAAGAAAATTTAAATTGGTAA
- a CDS encoding DNA translocase FtsK gives MKKKKKENIFKRIGSKFIIEDERFKKIIGFLLVFFSLYLVVVFISFLINGNIDQDKLGKFSDDISNFGGVFGHRISNLFLYNWFGISSFIFPFLLFNWGVFLVFDKKIMGIAKSFSLGILSIAWISLIFGFFTSPSILGGIFGSEMNSYLELLIGKIGTGFVIFLSLLSFVILRFNPKFKSNIEVEDNTYSDNDTDNNIDLEDGSESVVITEAQEEAITIQSEEKIELKTDTDTIIATPKTENKDAETDDLDIEVHVNEEETLSQKEISNKLEELGEYDPKLDLSNYKIPKINLLEEYGSGKIEIDKSELEVNKNRIVETLGNYKIGISSISATIGPTITLYEIVPEAGVRISKIKNLEDDIALSLSALGIRIIAPIPGKGTIGIEVPNQNPATVSMKAVISSDKFQKTSMELPVAFGKTISNETFVADLAKMPHLLMAGATGQGKSVGLNAILASLLYTKHPAEVKFVLVDPKKVELTLFNKIERHFLAKLPDSEEAIITDTKKVINTLNSLCIEMDQRYDLLQNAQCRNIVEYNKKFIARKLNPNDGHKYLPYIVLVIDEFADLIMTAGKEVETPIARLAQLARAIGIHLIVATQRPSVNVITGIIKANFPARVAFRVTSKIDSRTILDAGGADQLIGRGDMLISLGSDLIRLQCAFIDTPEVEKITDYIGNQRAYPNAFLLPEYVGDAEGGTSGADLDDRDSMFEEAARVIVQHQSGSTSLIQRKLKLGYNRAGRIIDQLEAARIVGPFEGSKARQVLIRDEMALEEVLRNINNPNL, from the coding sequence ATGAAGAAAAAAAAGAAGGAAAATATTTTTAAACGCATTGGCTCAAAATTTATAATTGAAGATGAACGATTTAAAAAGATTATTGGCTTTCTGCTTGTTTTCTTTTCACTTTACCTAGTAGTTGTTTTTATATCCTTTCTAATCAATGGAAATATTGACCAAGATAAATTAGGAAAATTCTCTGATGATATTAGTAATTTTGGAGGTGTTTTTGGTCATAGAATATCAAATCTATTTTTATACAATTGGTTTGGTATTTCATCATTTATATTTCCATTTCTTCTATTCAATTGGGGAGTATTTTTAGTATTTGATAAAAAGATAATGGGCATAGCTAAGAGCTTCAGCCTTGGCATACTTTCAATAGCATGGATTTCATTAATTTTTGGATTTTTCACTTCTCCATCTATACTAGGAGGCATTTTTGGAAGTGAAATGAACAGCTACCTTGAACTTCTAATCGGAAAGATTGGAACAGGATTTGTAATTTTTCTATCATTACTTTCTTTCGTTATTCTACGTTTTAATCCGAAGTTCAAAAGCAATATTGAAGTTGAAGATAATACCTATTCAGATAATGATACTGATAACAACATAGACTTGGAGGATGGGAGTGAATCAGTAGTTATAACTGAAGCTCAAGAAGAGGCTATTACAATACAAAGCGAAGAGAAAATAGAATTGAAAACTGATACTGATACTATTATAGCTACTCCAAAAACTGAAAATAAAGACGCTGAAACTGACGACTTAGACATAGAAGTTCATGTTAATGAAGAAGAAACGCTTAGCCAAAAGGAAATCTCAAATAAATTAGAAGAACTTGGTGAATACGACCCTAAACTTGATTTATCCAATTATAAGATACCTAAAATCAATCTTCTTGAGGAGTATGGAAGTGGTAAAATTGAAATTGATAAAAGTGAATTAGAGGTCAACAAAAACAGAATTGTAGAAACCCTAGGGAACTATAAGATTGGTATTTCTTCAATTAGTGCTACTATAGGTCCAACTATTACACTTTATGAAATTGTTCCTGAAGCTGGTGTGCGAATTTCAAAAATCAAAAATCTAGAAGACGACATTGCACTGTCACTATCTGCTTTGGGAATTAGAATTATTGCTCCTATTCCAGGTAAAGGAACAATTGGTATCGAAGTACCTAATCAGAATCCAGCAACTGTTTCTATGAAAGCTGTTATTTCATCTGATAAATTTCAAAAGACATCAATGGAGTTACCTGTTGCATTTGGTAAAACCATTTCAAACGAAACATTTGTAGCTGATTTAGCTAAGATGCCTCACCTCCTTATGGCGGGTGCAACTGGACAGGGTAAATCCGTAGGGCTCAATGCCATTTTAGCCTCTCTGCTCTACACCAAACACCCTGCTGAAGTAAAATTTGTTTTGGTTGACCCTAAAAAAGTTGAGTTGACTTTGTTTAATAAAATTGAGCGACACTTTTTAGCAAAGCTACCAGATTCTGAAGAAGCTATAATTACTGACACCAAAAAGGTAATTAATACCCTAAACTCATTGTGTATTGAAATGGATCAGCGTTACGATTTACTTCAAAATGCCCAATGTAGAAATATCGTTGAGTACAATAAAAAGTTCATTGCTAGAAAACTAAATCCAAATGACGGACACAAATATCTACCATACATTGTATTGGTAATTGATGAGTTTGCAGATTTAATTATGACAGCTGGTAAAGAGGTAGAAACACCCATTGCCCGTTTGGCACAGTTGGCTAGAGCAATTGGAATTCATTTGATTGTTGCTACCCAAAGACCGTCTGTAAATGTTATTACAGGTATTATTAAGGCTAACTTCCCTGCTCGAGTAGCGTTTAGAGTAACTTCTAAAATTGACTCTCGAACTATTTTAGATGCTGGTGGTGCCGATCAACTTATTGGTCGTGGTGATATGCTTATTTCATTGGGTAGTGACCTTATACGTTTGCAATGTGCGTTTATAGATACTCCAGAAGTAGAAAAAATAACAGATTATATTGGAAATCAGAGGGCGTATCCAAATGCATTTTTACTTCCTGAATATGTGGGTGATGCTGAAGGTGGAACTTCAGGTGCTGACCTTGATGATAGAGATTCTATGTTTGAGGAAGCTGCTAGAGTAATTGTACAGCATCAGTCTGGTTCTACTTCACTCATTCAACGAAAATTAAAACTGGGTTATAATCGTGCTGGCCGTATCATTGATCAACTGGAAGCTGCAAGAATTGTAGGTCCTTTTGAAGGAAGCAAGGCACGCCAAGTACTAATTCGTGATGAAATGGCGTTAGAAGAAGTATTAAGAAATATAAACAACCCCAACTTATGA